The genomic segment CTTGTACTGGTCCACTTTGACGCTGACGACCATTGGAGAGACGCCACCACCTGTGCGAGATGAGGAGTATCTCTTTCTTATATTTGATTTTCTGGTGCGTTATTAGTCTTTAAGTTGTAATCGTGTCATTATAACAGTGATGATGGGATTTGTGGTTGGAGAGTTGGAAGTTCAGTGACTTGTTTTCTCTTCCAGGTAGGAATTCTCATTTTTGCCTCCATTGTTGGGAATATTGGAGCTATGATCTCCAATATGAATGCTACAAGAGCAGGCTTTCAGACTCGTGTGGATTCCTTGAAACATTACATGCATTTTAGGCATGTCAACAAGGTTTTAGAACAACGTGTCATGCGGTGGTTTGACTACCTCTGGACCAATAAGAAGACAATCGATGAACAGGAGGTGCTAAGGAGTTTACCCAGTAAACTAAGAGCGGAGATTGCAATCAATGTTCATCTGGACACACTGAAAAAGGTAAAGATTTTGTCTTaggaaaatgcaaaaatgttgtAGTCCATCACTTATGAAACACTTGTTTGTGCTAGTATACGAGCggcataacttttttttttctgtctcaaaATCCAAGTTCTGCATCATGATTGGATAAACCTTATGGCATAGTTGTAGAAACTAAACTAAACaattttcaacacttttaaaaatatcctCCGGAAATAAAGATAAAGTACGTATTAAATGTACATTTCACCCAATGATACGAAATGCGAAGGTTATCAGAAGAGCTATTTCAAGTATTTGACTGAAAGTGTTTCAATAATAAGATTAACTTCCATTACAACACACCGGAgtttaatattttgtattttttataaactATTTAATTTGGGGAAATCTGTCCTGGTTTAGTGGTGATATAATGTGGCCCATTGTGGCCTCGTGGTCTagagcagtggtccccaacctttCTCTCACcacgagacggacaaccatcagACCGGGTTAGACCCaggttaaaaaataagttacTCCATCCATTCTGTATACTCCCATTGCAGGTGCGTATTTTCCAAGACTGTgaagccggtcttttggtagagTTGGTACTTAAGCTTCGACCACAAGTTTTCAGTCCAGGAGACTACATCTGTAGAAAGGTGTGTTATAAAtggttaaaatgtttaaaagtctaagtttaaagtttaaaatgtcattgtgaAAATTCCTTTTTCCAAGGGCGATGTGGGGAAGGAAATGTATATAATCAAAGATGGTCGCCTCGCCGTGGTGGGAGAAGATGGAGACACCCAGCTCGCTGTCCTCACAGCGGGTAGCTGCTTTGGAGAAATAAGCATTCTAAATATCAGCGGCAGCAAGATGGGCAACAGACGGACGGCCAATATTCGCAGTCTTGGATATTCGGATCTTTTCTGTCTTTCCAAACAAGACCTGATGGATGCGCTACAGGAGTTTCCTCACGCCAGGGCCCAACTCGAGCAGAGGGGTCGGGATATCTTGCTGAAGGAGGGGCTTTTGGAAGAAGTCAATGTGTCTGCTGGGGAAGAGTTGGAGCAGAAGGTCGAGAAGTTAGAGACTGGCATGGATCGACTACAGGTCAGTCTTCATCAAAGAAttggttggttcgcgggccactttaacgtcaactcgatttcacgtgggccggaccattttagatataatatttagatttttttttttaaataaatggattaaaagaactggattaaaaaccctgaatattcatttttgaatagatttaaaacaatgtttatttgagcttttttttaaatacatttttagattttacaaaatgatttttgaactaagaacacagaaaaaatggattaaaaaatgacaattgttgaattaaaagggggaaaatcaggaaatgtaatatacatctatattcttcatttgaatttgattctaaaactgaaagtaggcactcatgatttactttcccgggccacacaaactgatgcggcgggccaaatttggcccccgggctgccactttgacacctgtgatgtgACCAGTGCAACTACGATCTTCACATAATCCGATCAACACCTCCATTCATTTTAGTTGCCTCACAGTAAGACTATTAGTGTTTTGTGAATGGTCAACAGAGAGATTTCAAGGCCCATAAGTCAAGTTGTTGCTATATTTGTAACGTGACCCCCCATGCCCCCAGTAACATCGcgatattatttcattttcagaCGGGCTTGGCACGCCTCCAGAGTGAGTTTAACTCTGCTCAGCTTCGAATGAAACAGCGAATGACAGCTCTGGAGCACAATTTCACCTCGGTAACCACGGGCAGCGGTTTTCTGTCCGATACCGACGGCTATGACAGCACCCCTTGTGGCGGGGGAATGAGGAGTCAAATAAATATTCGACTCTGACAAATTCTTGGGTAGGAGTTAAAATTCCTAGGGTTATTTGCATGCTCACTCTTTTTTtatcttgttctttttttgtgcttttattcTTTGTAGACTGACCAGAATGAAATTGAGTACATGGAGTCTAGGGATGTATCCACGttgagttttaattttttttctgtgccaaTTGTGATTTAACGTTGCGAAACATTAGCGTGAATGTGTTCCTTAGGGTAAATAGTTTTTGTTCTCAGATTATTAGAGTTTGAATTTAAGTAATGGCAGCTAAATAAGTGTGTAGAATAAGTGATCCAATTAATTGATCTTGAATGTAGTTGGCTGTGTATTAGTGCAgcatatcattattattacttgtaaaaaacatatttcaaagaAAGGTTTATCATATTAAACTGAGTTTCAAACTTTCTAGAACCACAACAACTTCCAGGTAAGtaatatttttcagactataagtcgcaccagccaaataatgcaaaatgaagaggaaataagTACATATAGTAAATTGCATAGGACTAAaagtggcaattttttttatttgaaaccaaaaaacatgaacaaatatACTTTTAAGTAAAAATCTTTAAATGCAGAAGAAAGGGCTAAATTGGCACATgatatttgaattgaatgcttttattgtcactaTACAAGCATAATgagattttagttttttggatACTTctagcctaaaaaaacaagcttttggtggttagagaaaaaaaaatccacatattGATCACAATCCAaactatgaggaaaaaaaagtgtcactcatagcctggaaaatatggtaagcaTTGTACTTGGTTCATTACTATTATAAAGGTTCATATGTATCggtgaaatatgaatatttaaatcAAATAGAGAAACATATTCATTATGTTCAGTTTTGTCTTTGGTAATGGCTCTATTAAAATAAAGACCCTAAAACCACATGACAAACGTTCTTTCCCCTGCTGAGAAAGCCAGCTATATAGACTTGCATGGCTTTTAGCACAACGAAAGTTGACTACTAACGATCAAAGGTCAACCACATTTACGGAAGAAACCAGGAAGTAGTTGAACGTGTACTGCGAAACAGCCGTCTAACGAAATAAAAAGGTAGAGACgacctgtctctgtctgtctgtgtaacACAGATGGAGCTTTGCATTGTATTGATAGTAGCCAGTGTGTTACCGGCGGTGTCTTCAGCAAAACAGGTAAACCTTTATATCGCCATACTTTTTGCATGTGGGTGTGTTTACATGTCCTGCATTCACGTTTTTTTGCAGATCAGCCTAATCGAAAGTCTCTTCTTGGCCACGCAACAGCGTCCCTGGCTCTGGGGCGTCTATGTTTTTGCTGTCGGACTCCCCATCATTCTTTTCATTAGCTTTATGTGGCCTGACAAGGTGCATTGAGCCGCTTATCTTTGACCCCTGTGCTTTAGATGTCTCATTTTGATGCCTGTTTGAATTTAGAGGTTTGGACCCCCTGATCAAGAATATTTCTATAAGAAGTCTGATGATTTACAACCTGATGACCCTGAGATATAACAGGAGAAACCAGCAATCTATGGTAGTGGTAATGGTATTGaatttgaagtgtttttttctggaatgtAATGAAGAATGCATTCTTCTCATTTATTAGGGGAAGCTGGCAATGGATCAGCAAAATGAAGAAACACTCGAAGTTACCTGAGTAACTGTCACTAAGATACAACAATTTGACACTGTTCTTAAGTATCCTTCTCCAAAAAGTGATGAAAGAAGCTGTATCAACAAATATTgaagaccttttttttccccactgctGTCACATTTCTCTTTTGTAATAGGATTCTAATCGTAggctttatttgtgtttttaaataattgatctatttgcagtaatccctcaattaacGTGGCTTCTAGTatcacggcttcactacatcgccttttttcataaaaagttcattaaaatgctGAAATTTGCAAGCAGAAACCACTGCCCGGCCCTCCGCTTGCTACAAGAACTCAGcacttaagtaaaaaaaatattgttgtttttgtgcactttgtggctTTAAAATCGTATTATACttgtttaatgacaataaaaccatttaattcaattactaATAGTAAGACTAGagtaaattttgattttttttaaaataacatacTGATATTGAACTAAACCAATTTGTTAAATGAGTGTCCCGTAAATAATTAAGCATGTTTCACTAACACAAAGGCacccatcttaaaaaaaacaacaattgattttgtctttttttttctattctgaactttttcaaaaataatatattgtcAGGAGTGTTGTAACAATTGATACGTGCACATAGTACATCTGTTCTTGATATTTCACGCATACTTTTAAGGTTATATCACTTGCAGAAAATCAGTTATTTTATCAGTGTCTTGGCTCCAGCTTTGTTATGTTCAAAGTTTTGGGAAGAGCTAGggaaccaaaaaaattgaaaattgagAGGTCGGTTTTGTGGCTTCATGTTTTGTTCACAACACAGATGAAGATGGTTGTACTTTTCCGAAGGCTTGGTATTCATTTGACGCTCTTTCTACTTTGctgtcattcattttgtgtaAGTTTTGCTTGATATATATTCACTTTATATACTTTAAGTGAGAGTTTGTTTCATTATAAGTGGAAGAATTTCGATCAGTTTTCTTTGATTGAGTGCGTCCGTCCGTTGTAATCTTTCCACcaatttttgcatattttcacaGGCATCAGACCAATGTGATGAGGAATTGACAAGGCTTAAGGAACAGGAAAAGCTTCTAAAAAGTCAATTTCACAAACAACAGCTTCTTCTACAAAGACTACGACATTTTAACCAAgttaaaaatgaggaaaatactAAAGTCAACCAGACcctcaaaacaaacaacaaaggtCAGTTGGCAAAGCTACATATTTGTTTAATTCAATCTATTATACTATAGTTGACTGAATGAGTTTATAAATATCATTAAAAGACCAATCAGCCTCCCTCTTATTGTTTGAGATGTCCTCAAATAGATTTAATTGTAGTTATTCATTGAATATGTAAACTatgtctctttttttaaatgtatcattattttctattttattattgACAGACTGTTCCCAACTCTACATATCTGGCTTTAAAGCCAGTGGTTATTATAACATCAAACCTCAATTTTCTATGAATCCAATTAAAGTCTTCTGTGATATGAATGAAGGAGGAGGTTGGACCGTTATGCAAAGAAGGATCAATGGAGCTGAAAATTTTAACAGGTCTGTCTGTTTTGTCTCATTGAAGGAGTTAAAGAAATTCAAACTAAGATCATTTATGATCTAACTGTTCATCTAGGTCATGGGTGGATTATAAAAATGGATTTGGAAACATGGTAGACGTAGATCTTGGAGAATTCTGGCTtgggaatgaaaacctgcattcTATCACTGCACAAGGTtggtattttttcatatttttaagtgAAGTGCAATATTTTTCAGTAGCAATGTAATGC from the Stigmatopora nigra isolate UIUO_SnigA chromosome 14, RoL_Snig_1.1, whole genome shotgun sequence genome contains:
- the fgl1 gene encoding fibrinogen-like protein 1 — translated: MFKVLGRAREPKKLKIERSVLWLHVLFTTQMKMVVLFRRLGIHLTLFLLCCHSFCASDQCDEELTRLKEQEKLLKSQFHKQQLLLQRLRHFNQVKNEENTKVNQTLKTNNKDCSQLYISGFKASGYYNIKPQFSMNPIKVFCDMNEGGGWTVMQRRINGAENFNRSWVDYKNGFGNMVDVDLGEFWLGNENLHSITAQGNYTLRIYLEDFDGNQRYADYRNFKVSDEKDHYRLTFGAYTGTAGDSLSGLFQAGVSDWASHQNIPFSTYDKDNDNYEGNCAREDKGGWWFNKCHSAHLNGKYYSDGYYGAMTDDGMVWYTWKGWWYSLKTSIMKIRPNDFKINPWDDPNSVRRDTAS